TCCCTGCAACTCAACACGGAAGCTGGACCCCGCATTGAAGTTGATGCCGCCATTGATCGTCAGGATACCCGTGTCGCCGGGGTTGCCCGGGCTGACCGTGCCTCCATTGAAGTTGACCAGCTTGCCGACGATGCCACTGCCCCCCAGGGTAGCGCCAGCGTTGACCGTGTAGTCGCCAGTGGCTGCTGACTGATTGCCATTGATGATCAACGCACCGCCAATGACGGTTGTGGGACCGGTGTAGGTATTGGCTGCGGAAAGGGTGAGCGTACCGGACGACACCTTCTCTAAACTAAAACCACCACTGATCACCCCGGAGACGCTAGCCGTGGTGGATGACCCGATCCGGCTGTTCCCGGCGAGGGTGACACTCCCGGTGATCGTTGAGCCCGCATCTATCCGCAAGGCACCAAGGTTACCCGAGTTTTCCAGCCAGCCGTTACCATTGATGGTGAAATTGTTCGCATACGTTCCAGACTGCAGGTAGACCTGGCTGCCAGTGTTCACCACGACAGGCCCTGCCCCCAGTTGATTCTGCGTGGTCACGGCAACGCGGGCACCATTTCCACCTGCAGAATTACCCACTTGCACCGTGCCGGTGAAGCCGCTGTTGTTGCCGGTGGGGAGATAGGTCGATTCATTCTGGTTCCCCGTCCCGAAATAGTTCAGGGTGCCGTTACCGGAAAAGGTGGTGCTGAAACTGGAGAGATCGTTCCGGTAGTAGCGTAAGGTGGCGCCGGGATTGATGGTCACTAAACCCGCTCCCAGGCTTCCGGTGAATGCCGCGTTGCCTACTTGCAGGGTTCCTGCACTAACGGTGGTGGTGCCGGTGTAGGAGTTGTTATTGGCGAGCACGAGCGTGCCCGCGCCCGACTTGGTAAGGTTGCCACCCGCAGTAAGAGCCTGAGAGACCGTAAAGGTATGGGGAGCGCTAGCGATATCGAATCCACCACCGTTGCCCCCCCAGTTGATGGGACGAACATTATTGGAAAAGGATGTACCAGTGATTCTCAGGATGCCTCCGTTAAAGTTGAGGCCATCGCCACTGTTACCCAGGTTGCCATCGCCGGCCACGCTGAGAATTCCGGCGTTCAGGTTGGTGCCGCCGGTGTAGGTGTTGGCTCCGGAGAGGACGAGGGTACCGGCGCCGAGTTTGGTCAGGCTGCCACCCGCTCCAAGTGCTTGAGAAACGGTGAAGGTGTTAGCGGCATTGGCAATATCGAAGCCGCCGCCGTTAGCGCCCCAGGTGATGGAGCGAGTGTTGTTGGTGAAACTGGTGCCGGTGACTTGCAGGGTGCCGCCGTTGAAGGTAAGACCTCCCAAGCCCAGATTGCCATCACTGCTCACACTCAGGGTTCCGCCTGCGAAGATGGTGCCACCGGAGTAGGAATTCGGTGAATTTGTCAGCACGAGTTTACCCGGGCCAGCTTTCGTGAGACTTCCACCGTGTTGGATTACCGAGCTGAAGGTGATCGTGTTGGCGGGATCGGTAATTTCGACCGTGCCGGGAGCGGTCAATTTAACCCCACCACTGTAAGTGAATGGACTGCTACCAGTGATCTGAAGGGTGCCTACAGAGCTAAGGAAAACCAAATCTCCAGTACCAGCCCCCATGTTGGATATGCTGGAAACACTGAGGATGCCCCCTGAGATTTGCGTAACTGAATGGGTATTGTTCCCCGTCAGGGTCAACGTCCCGCTGCCCAATTTGTTCAGGGTCAATGGCTTGGATACGCTACCATCTTGCAGTGTGCCATCGAACGTGCTGGAGACATTACCATTGCCGACGCGCAAGATGCCACCGACATTGGTTGCGGGATTGTTGATGATCGTTCCCGTACCGGCCAAAGCTCCAACATTGACAGACAAACCATTCACATCCAGCGTGTTAACAGCGTTGACCGTCAGGCTGTTAGTGCCAGCCCCCAGGGCACTGGCGTTACCCAGGATGACGGTCGAACCCGCTGCTCCCGCCAGGTTGGTGCCGCCGTTGTAGGTGTTGGCTCCGCTGAGAATCAGCGTGCCGGCACCGAGTTTGGTGAGTCCGCCGGCACCACTGATAAGACCACTATGGGTGAGAGTCGTGCTGCTGGCCACATCGATACTGCCACCAGGGGCATTGAGCGTGGTGCCACGGGCAGTGGTGAAGGTGCCGGTGGTTTGCAGCGTGCCGCCGTTGAAGGTGAGTCCGCCGCTGCTGTTGCCCAGGTTGCCATCTCCTGCCACCCTGAGGATTCCGGCGTTCAGGTTGGTGCCCCCGGTGTAGGTGTTGGCTCCGGAGAGGACGAGGGTACCGGCACCGAGTTTGGTCAGGCTGCCCCCTGCACCCAGGTTTTGGGAAACGGTGAAGGTGTTGGCAGCGTTGGCAATATCGAAGCCGCCGCCGTTGGTACCCCAGGTAATGGAGCGAGTGTTGTTGGTAAAGCTGGTGCCGGTGACTTGCAGCGTGCCGCCGTTGAAGGTGAGGGCGCCGCCGCCGCCGCCGCCGATGGTGCTGCCCAGGTTGATATTACTGCTCACACTCAGGGTGCCGCCGTTAAGGAAGGTGCCACCGCTGTAAGTACTATCTGTATTTGTCAGCGTAAGGGTGCCCGGGCCGGCTTTGGTGAGACTTCCAGAATTTACTAATTGCCAGCTAAAGGTGATGGTGTTGGCGGGATCAGTAATCTCGACCGTCCCGGGAGCGGTTAAGTAAACAATACCGTCGTATGTAAAACCACTGCTGCCAGTGATTTGCAGGGTGCTTCCTGAGCTCGAGAATTTCAGGCTACCTGTGGCCCCCAGGTTGCTGCTGCTGGCGACACTGAGGATGCCCCCTGAAATTATCGTGTTATTATGTGTATTGTTCCCCGTCAGGGTCAATGTCCCGGTGCCCACTTTATTCAGATTCAACGGCTTGGATGCGCCAGCATCTTGCAGGCTCCCGGCAAAGGTGCTGGAGACATTGCCCTGACCCACTGAGAGGTTTGCTCCGAAAGATGGATGATTATTGATGATCGTTCCCGTCCCGGTCAAGGTTCCGACACTGACACCATCTCCAGCAAATTGGCCATTCAGATCGAGCGTATTGCCAGCGTTGACCGTCAGGCTGTTGGTGTTGGCCCCCAGGGCGCTCGGGTTACCCAGGATGACGGTCGAACCCGCTGTTCCCGCCAGCGTCGTCCCTCCGGTGTAGGTGTTGGCTCCGCTGAGAATCAGCGTGCCGGCACCCAGTTTGGTAAGTCCGCCTGCACCACTGATGAGACCACTATGGGTGAGAGTCGTGCTGCTGGCCACATCGATGCTGCCACCGGGGGCATTGAGCGTGGTGCCGCGAGCGGTGGTGAAGGTGCCGGTGGTTTGCAGGGTGCCACCGTTGAAGGTGAGGGCGTTTGCAGCGGCCCCGAGGTTGTTATCCGCCCCCACGCTCAAGGTACCAGCATTTAGATTCACCCCGCCGGTGTAGGTGTTGGCTCCGGAGAGGACGAGCGAACCGGCACCGAGTTTGGTCAGGCTGCCACCTGCACCCAGGTTTTGGGAAACAGTGAAGGTGTTGGCAGCGTTGGCAATATCGAAGCCACCGCCGGTGGCACCCCAGCTAATGGAGCGAGTGTTATTGGTGAAACTGGTACCATTGACTTGTAGCGTGCCGCCGTTGAAGGTCAGTCCGCCGGCGGCGTTGCCCAGATTACTATTACTGCTCACACTCAGGGTGCCCGCACTGAGGCTGGTGCCACCGGTGTAGGTGTTATTGCCAGAGAGCGTCAGGGTTCCTGTCAGCGTTTTCTCCAGGGCAAAGCCACCACTGATGACTCCGGAGACTGTGGCTGAGGAGGATGTCCCTATACGGCTGTTACCGGCGAGGGTGACACTTCCGGTGACTGTCGAACCGCTATCCATTCGCAGGGCACCGAGACTATTCGCGCCTTCCAGCCAACCGATGCCGTTGAGCGTGAAGTTATTGGAGTACGTTCCAGATTGCATGAATATCTGGCTGCCGCTGTTGACGGTGACGGCAGCGGTGCCCAGTTGATTCTGATTATTGACGACGACGCGGGCACCATTGCCGCCGGGGCTGCCGACTTGCAACGTACCAGCTAAGCTGCTGTTATTGATGCCCGTGAGGATGTACGAGGATTGGTTTGCGACTCCCGTACCGATAAAGTTCAGTGTCCCGGTGCCGGTAAAGCTTGTCGTCAGTGTGTGTTGATCGTTCCGGAAGTAACGCAGGGTGGTGCCGGAATTGATCGTGGCTGTCCCGCTTCCCAGGCTGCCGGTATTGGAACCATTGCCGACCTGTAGCGTCCCGCCGGTAATGGTTGTGCCGCCGGAGTAGGTGTTGTTGCCGGAGAGGACCAGCGATCCCAGTCCCGTTTTTGTCATCCCGACGCTGCCAGCGAGGACCGAGTTGATGTTGGCAGTTAGCCCGGTGGCCACCCGGATTTCCCCGGCAACCAACCCTGAAGCACTGCTGCCCCCGGAGACCAGGGTAATGGTTCCCGAATTGAGGGTGTATGCCCCCGAAGTAAAGGAAATGCCAAAGGCGGAGACGGGACTGACCGTGATCGGATTCTGATTAGCTCCGGCAAAAATCGCGGTTTGGCCGTTTTGCCAAAGTCCGGACCAGTTACTGGAAACCAAATCCCAATTACTGTTGGCTGCCCCGGTCCAGGTGGTATCCTGAGACCAGGCTTGCCCCATGGGTAGAATACCTAAGACACATCCAAACAACAATTTACGACGGATGTGGCTCAGAGACAGAAGGCGTTTCTTCGACATGGCAGCGTTCCAGCAAGCGATAAAGAAATAATTCCCTATCTACTTATTGCAACGCGTGTGACAGCATTTTGGAAAAAATGTTCTGTCGGGTTGGGCCGAAGGGGCCGTTACTGAATCAATTCGCCTATTTCCTGCTTCAAACGGCGTAAGATTCTCGATTTCGCCTGTCGAATGGCGGAGGGGGAGACGCCCATTTCTTCAGCGACCAGAGCTGGCTGCTGGCCATCAATGACAACACGCCAAAATGCCCGCCACGTCACTTCTTCAAATTCTTTCCGGACCAGTTCCAGGGCCCGGTGGTACAGATCATTCAGCATGACAGCACTGTCTTCATCAAGCCCTGGATCGGACTGATGTTGTGCAACATTGTGGATGAACAGCATAGCTTCGGTGCCACCACTGGCTTGCGGCTGCTTGCCCGTTTTTCGGAAGTACATCAGCACTTGATGGTTGACTATACCTCGCAACCAGCCACGAAAGGTATCTTCCGGTTTCTCTTTGCGGAAATGCTGCAACGATTGGGAAGCAGCATGGAACACTTCCTGCACAACATCATCGGAATCTGATTCCTGCACACCCCGGCGCTTTACCCAGTGCAGCACCAGGGGCTGGTAGAGTTCAGCCAACCGTTTCCAGGCATCTCCATCGTTTTCACGCAACCGAGCCAGTAGACTTAAGGAAGTCTTCTGGCTGGTATTCGTGCGATTTTCGCCTGGTGCTGACATCCACGTTTCCTGTCAATCCCGGTGCTGTCACACCAGATGCAATTATGATAATGGTGGAATGCACCGCTGGCATACCTTTATCTTGATTTGAGTTCACAAGACATGCCCTCCATGGATTCGTGTCCCACACCGGAGAAACTGCTGGCACTCCAGTTGGGAGAGCTGGATGAACTCACCAGCGAAGAATTGTTTCAGCACGCAGAGAACTGTCCAAGCTGCCTCAGCAACCTGGAAAAGTTGGATGGAGTCTCCGATTCAGTCATCCAGGTGTTACAGCAGAAAAGTCTTTACCAAGACAATCGGGCATTGGAGTCATCCCGGGAAGTACCGCCTTCTGGTGAAATGCCTCGATCACTCGGGCGATATCAGATACTCGAGGAAACCGGGCGTGGCGGCATGGGTGTGGTTTACCTGGCCTGGGATACCTCCCTGAAGCGCAAAGTAGCCATCAAGATGGTGGTCAGTGGAAAGTATGGAGGAAAACAGGAAGAACAGCGATTCCTCAAGGAAAGCGAGGTGGTTGCCAGGCTACAGCATCCCAACATTGTCCAGATTTATGAAGTAGGGCAACATCAGCAGTTACCATTCCTGGTGCTGGAGTGGATCGAAGGGGGGACACTGTCCCACTATCTGTGGTCGCACAAACTGGCTGCACGAGATGCCGCGGCTTTGATTGAACAGCTTGCTCGCGGGTTGCACTATGCCCATACCCTGGGGATCGTTCACCGTGATGTGAAGCCGAGCAATATCCTTCTGGCGACTCGCTCTGGCGCTTCCAGCATCAGTTCAGCCATGCTCTCAGTCAACCAGACAGCAGAGCAGCGAGCCAGAATCTCGCAAGCAGATTTACCGATCAGTGAGTTCATCCCCAAGATCACAGATTTTGGTTTGGCCAAGTTAGTGGATGACAATACGGCGTTGACTCAGACAGGTCAGGTGATGGGGACGCCGAGTTACCTTTCACCGGAACAAGCTCGCGGCAACAAACAGATCGGCCCGGCCACCGATATCTACGGTCTGGGAGCTATTCTCTATGAACTCCTCTCCGGTCAGCCACCACACGTTGCCAGCACATCGATGGAGACGGTGCTAAAGGTCATTCAGGAAGAGATCAAGCCGCTATCTCAGATCGGCAAACCCATACCCCCGGACCTGGCGACGATCTGCCATAAGTGCCTGATGCGTGATCCGGGCAATCGCTATGCATCAGCCCTGGACCTCAGCAACGATCTACAGCGGTTTCTGCGAGGCGAGCCTATTTCCGCTCGCCCGGTTACCAGTTGGGAACGTCTCTGGTTCTGGTCGCAACGTAAGCCTGCTTTGGCTGCTACTATTCTGATAGCTCTGCTATTTCTTCTCGTCGGCAGTGTAGTCTCTCTGTTCTTTGCCATTAACGCCAACTTCCATGCTGAGGAAGCCACCAAACAAGCACAGCGTGCCGACGCGGCCAGCAGGCAAGCGATGGAGGAGCGTAAACTGGCTCATGCACAATCGGCATCGTTACTCTTTAACCAGGCCATGACACTCGCCGAAGGTGGCAAGATCGATCAGGCAATCCCATCGATGCTGCGCGCCTGGAAACTGGTACCCGAGGAAGATACCGCCTTTCAGAATGCCATTCGTCTGAATATCGATGCATGGCTGCAATATGTACCACGGGTGCTCTGGCAGCACGATCTCCATGACGAAAGGGTACTGTGTTTCATTAATGGTGGCGATGAACTGTTGACCTGGAAGGATGGGTTCTTTCTTCGCCGCGATACCTACACGGGCAAACTGAACGAGCGCGTCAAACTCGATGCCATCAACGAACCGCTCAACATCACTTCAGTGCCGGATGAAAACCGATTCGCGTTGATCGATGCAAAAGCCGTTCCCGGTCTCCGCATAGGCTATCTCTTTGATGCGAAGACCCTGCGACCCCTGGGCAAGCCCATCACCATGATGAAGGAAGGCAGGAAATATGGCTTCTGTCGTATCCATTTCCTGGACGATCCAGATCTGGTTGTTGTCCGATCGGAGTTACTTGATGTACCTATGAACAAAAGGAGTATCCTCCAGGCATTTCACATCAAAGATGGCACACCAGCTGGCCCAGAAATCATTGGCAGTATTCTTGGTGTCTTGGAGCCATTAAAGTCTGCTGACGGCACATGGCTCGTTCTCGAAGGCGATGCTGACGGCAACCACAGGTGCAGAACACTACTGACCGGAAAGGAGATGTCTCAGGAAACTGTTATGCAGTATCCATCCATCCATTCACCTGCCCGGAATATCGTTCATCTTAGTGCAGCATCATTAATGGGCGGGCAATTGTATCTTCAGAATGGCAAGTATCGCCCTTGGTCCCCCCGCTCGTTCAATAAACATCCCAATGGCGTAATCGGGCTGGCCTTCGAATCAAACAAGACTCTTCGCTTTTATGATTTGGCGGATCAACAGCCGTATATGACTACCATTACTTCGCTTCCCAGTGCCCAAAGCAGCCTGATGAATCCATCAAATCCCACGCTTGCTCTTTGCAACTCAAACCTCATCAGAATGTATGATGAGGCAAGAATGTTACACTCACCTGAGGTCATCAAGAATCAGGCAATAAAGCTGGAATCGCCGTTTAGCAGCGCGTCCCTGAGCCCTGACCAGAAAAGTCTGATTCTGATACAGCAACGACAGAATTCGACCCGTGCCTTCCTGATGCGTACGGACACAGGTGATTACTACGGCACTGCAATTCACGATGTCGAAATTCTGCCTACCTGGAGTCACGACAGTCGACTGGTGGCACTAGCCTCCAATCATGCACGAACGGCACATCAGATCAAGGTGGTCGATGCCATAACAGGCCGCTTGCTTCACACCATTAACGAGGTGCCGCAATACGTCCATTCATTGGCCTTCAGCCACGACAAACGCTACCTGGCGATTGGTATGGTAGCTGGCATTTTGCTGTATGACTTTCAAGAGAACAAGTTTCTTAATCAGCAAGATTATGCTGTACCTCTGAGCTTCCGTCATCCTGGCCCAGTTATCACCCTGTCGTTCACCGAGGACGACAAGCAACTTCTGTCAGCAACTCGACACGGTTGGAGTACTCAGCCGGGCTTCCGGATTTGGGACATGAAAACGGGTTCAGCAGTAAATGAACTCGTTCCGACATCATATGCTCCATTGATCCGTCTCGATCAGAAACAGCAACAGATTTGCATGATCGACCTGAAGCAGGCTGAAGTCACACGGTTCTCGATGAATGGAAAGGTGCAGGGTAATGCAAAACGTCTGGAAAAGTATGAACTGCAGGAAGTCAGCTTAGAAAAAAACGAAAGCAGCCTTGCACTCAATCAGAGTTTGACACGCCTGGCGGTGGGCAACACGGAAGGGGTGGTTGGGCTATGGAA
This window of the Planctomycetia bacterium genome carries:
- a CDS encoding protein kinase — translated: MPSMDSCPTPEKLLALQLGELDELTSEELFQHAENCPSCLSNLEKLDGVSDSVIQVLQQKSLYQDNRALESSREVPPSGEMPRSLGRYQILEETGRGGMGVVYLAWDTSLKRKVAIKMVVSGKYGGKQEEQRFLKESEVVARLQHPNIVQIYEVGQHQQLPFLVLEWIEGGTLSHYLWSHKLAARDAAALIEQLARGLHYAHTLGIVHRDVKPSNILLATRSGASSISSAMLSVNQTAEQRARISQADLPISEFIPKITDFGLAKLVDDNTALTQTGQVMGTPSYLSPEQARGNKQIGPATDIYGLGAILYELLSGQPPHVASTSMETVLKVIQEEIKPLSQIGKPIPPDLATICHKCLMRDPGNRYASALDLSNDLQRFLRGEPISARPVTSWERLWFWSQRKPALAATILIALLFLLVGSVVSLFFAINANFHAEEATKQAQRADAASRQAMEERKLAHAQSASLLFNQAMTLAEGGKIDQAIPSMLRAWKLVPEEDTAFQNAIRLNIDAWLQYVPRVLWQHDLHDERVLCFINGGDELLTWKDGFFLRRDTYTGKLNERVKLDAINEPLNITSVPDENRFALIDAKAVPGLRIGYLFDAKTLRPLGKPITMMKEGRKYGFCRIHFLDDPDLVVVRSELLDVPMNKRSILQAFHIKDGTPAGPEIIGSILGVLEPLKSADGTWLVLEGDADGNHRCRTLLTGKEMSQETVMQYPSIHSPARNIVHLSAASLMGGQLYLQNGKYRPWSPRSFNKHPNGVIGLAFESNKTLRFYDLADQQPYMTTITSLPSAQSSLMNPSNPTLALCNSNLIRMYDEARMLHSPEVIKNQAIKLESPFSSASLSPDQKSLILIQQRQNSTRAFLMRTDTGDYYGTAIHDVEILPTWSHDSRLVALASNHARTAHQIKVVDAITGRLLHTINEVPQYVHSLAFSHDKRYLAIGMVAGILLYDFQENKFLNQQDYAVPLSFRHPGPVITLSFTEDDKQLLSATRHGWSTQPGFRIWDMKTGSAVNELVPTSYAPLIRLDQKQQQICMIDLKQAEVTRFSMNGKVQGNAKRLEKYELQEVSLEKNESSLALNQSLTRLAVGNTEGVVGLWNLENGTRIGEYQDHNDIIRQMIFSPDNRWLAIGVGTHRVRIRDAITGLAVGPIIHNHHRILTLRFSPDSRSLLIMDESGIASTWPLPGPSDHDRTWYEQYAEAYTGTALTQEVPRWLSTDELSQRRQVLAGFPNTALRSKSQRYREQALEYWRRRLDKAALYYLEKWSTSEPDNHQPLLIQTEIYLATSNMKLADQCRKELIKRGNETEVVRLYRRYNIDD
- a CDS encoding autotransporter-associated beta strand repeat-containing protein, with the translated sequence MSKKRLLSLSHIRRKLLFGCVLGILPMGQAWSQDTTWTGAANSNWDLVSSNWSGLWQNGQTAIFAGANQNPITVSPVSAFGISFTSGAYTLNSGTITLVSGGSSASGLVAGEIRVATGLTANINSVLAGSVGMTKTGLGSLVLSGNNTYSGGTTITGGTLQVGNGSNTGSLGSGTATINSGTTLRYFRNDQHTLTTSFTGTGTLNFIGTGVANQSSYILTGINNSSLAGTLQVGSPGGNGARVVVNNQNQLGTAAVTVNSGSQIFMQSGTYSNNFTLNGIGWLEGANSLGALRMDSGSTVTGSVTLAGNSRIGTSSSATVSGVISGGFALEKTLTGTLTLSGNNTYTGGTSLSAGTLSVSSNSNLGNAAGGLTFNGGTLQVNGTSFTNNTRSISWGATGGGFDIANAANTFTVSQNLGAGGSLTKLGAGSLVLSGANTYTGGVNLNAGTLSVGADNNLGAAANALTFNGGTLQTTGTFTTARGTTLNAPGGSIDVASSTTLTHSGLISGAGGLTKLGAGTLILSGANTYTGGTTLAGTAGSTVILGNPSALGANTNSLTVNAGNTLDLNGQFAGDGVSVGTLTGTGTIINNHPSFGANLSVGQGNVSSTFAGSLQDAGASKPLNLNKVGTGTLTLTGNNTHNNTIISGGILSVASSSNLGATGSLKFSSSGSTLQITGSSGFTYDGIVYLTAPGTVEITDPANTITFSWQLVNSGSLTKAGPGTLTLTNTDSTYSGGTFLNGGTLSVSSNINLGSTIGGGGGGALTFNGGTLQVTGTSFTNNTRSITWGTNGGGFDIANAANTFTVSQNLGAGGSLTKLGAGTLVLSGANTYTGGTNLNAGILRVAGDGNLGNSSGGLTFNGGTLQTTGTFTTARGTTLNAPGGSIDVASSTTLTHSGLISGAGGLTKLGAGTLILSGANTYNGGTNLAGAAGSTVILGNASALGAGTNSLTVNAVNTLDVNGLSVNVGALAGTGTIINNPATNVGGILRVGNGNVSSTFDGTLQDGSVSKPLTLNKLGSGTLTLTGNNTHSVTQISGGILSVSSISNMGAGTGDLVFLSSVGTLQITGSSPFTYSGGVKLTAPGTVEITDPANTITFSSVIQHGGSLTKAGPGKLVLTNSPNSYSGGTIFAGGTLSVSSDGNLGLGGLTFNGGTLQVTGTSFTNNTRSITWGANGGGFDIANAANTFTVSQALGAGGSLTKLGAGTLVLSGANTYTGGTNLNAGILSVAGDGNLGNSGDGLNFNGGILRITGTSFSNNVRPINWGGNGGGFDIASAPHTFTVSQALTAGGNLTKSGAGTLVLANNNSYTGTTTVSAGTLQVGNAAFTGSLGAGLVTINPGATLRYYRNDLSSFSTTFSGNGTLNYFGTGNQNESTYLPTGNNSGFTGTVQVGNSAGGNGARVAVTTQNQLGAGPVVVNTGSQVYLQSGTYANNFTINGNGWLENSGNLGALRIDAGSTITGSVTLAGNSRIGSSTTASVSGVISGGFSLEKVSSGTLTLSAANTYTGPTTVIGGALIINGNQSAATGDYTVNAGATLGGSGIVGKLVNFNGGTVSPGNPGDTGILTINGGINFNAGSSFRVELQGSVVGTGYDQLILNSTTQSYVMVPGIQLIGDRLGTYQANFLDSFMILKGSNLGIGTFAGLSDGALFNFDGQVFQIRYNVPDLYTVTPQFGITWTGDDGFGNYGADNGGNIVIAAVPEPGTWALILGTLSICGYVAYRRNSKSSSLEELVEEDC
- a CDS encoding sigma-70 family RNA polymerase sigma factor, producing the protein MSAPGENRTNTSQKTSLSLLARLRENDGDAWKRLAELYQPLVLHWVKRRGVQESDSDDVVQEVFHAASQSLQHFRKEKPEDTFRGWLRGIVNHQVLMYFRKTGKQPQASGGTEAMLFIHNVAQHQSDPGLDEDSAVMLNDLYHRALELVRKEFEEVTWRAFWRVVIDGQQPALVAEEMGVSPSAIRQAKSRILRRLKQEIGELIQ